In Sedimentibacter sp. MB31-C6, one genomic interval encodes:
- a CDS encoding DUF2179 domain-containing protein, with the protein MDFILNLSGPALYVVIFCAKIVEVTISTIRLVYINKGEKIIGAILGFVEILIWLIVVSSVLTNIAEDPIKVFIYAAAFALGNYIGVTIESKIAVGLASIQVVINEGTGEVLADILREQGFGVTIIEGKGKNNSKKNLLFIQLKRKRIPEAINLIKKYNPKAYITVNDIKSMMGGFVKK; encoded by the coding sequence ATGGATTTTATCTTAAACTTATCTGGACCCGCTTTGTATGTAGTTATTTTTTGTGCAAAAATAGTAGAAGTAACAATCTCAACTATTAGATTAGTATATATAAATAAGGGAGAAAAGATAATAGGAGCAATCCTTGGGTTTGTTGAAATATTAATATGGTTAATTGTAGTAAGTTCTGTTTTAACAAATATTGCAGAAGACCCAATAAAAGTATTTATCTATGCAGCAGCCTTTGCACTTGGCAATTATATCGGAGTTACAATAGAATCTAAAATAGCTGTTGGGCTAGCTTCTATACAAGTTGTAATAAATGAAGGTACTGGAGAAGTATTAGCTGATATTCTTAGAGAACAGGGATTTGGTGTAACAATAATAGAAGGAAAAGGTAAAAATAACAGTAAAAAGAATTTACTATTTATTCAATTAAAGAGAAAAAGAATACCCGAAGCTATTAATTTAATAAAGAAATATAATCCAAAAGCATATATTACTGTAAATGATATTAAATCAATGATGGGTGGTTTCGTAAAAAAATAA
- a CDS encoding aspartate kinase produces the protein MVKVAKFGGTSLADAFQFKKVHDIVKSNDERKYVVVSAPGKRFKEDNKITDLLYLTQAHVKYSVPYDPVFNIIEERFQTINDELKLSVDLKNEFKIIRENLNNKCEEDYIVSRGEYLSALLLSDYLKCDFIDAKDLIFFNYDGTLNKEKTNEKISHILKGSKKVIIPGFYGSYPDGSIKTFSRGGSDITGALISSAINADMYENWTDVSGFLMADPRIIKNPKQIKKITYQELRELSYMGASVLHDEAIFPVRQAGIPINIKNTNDPNNSGTIIIGNDQIDGNYETDHIITGIAGKKNFSLFYVHKEHMANEVGTIKKALEVFENRKISIDHVPSGIDSFSIVLPSDSVDKIDHEIVEEIKTKCNTETVNVFKNLSLITTVGINMASRPGISARLFSALGNNKINIRMIDQGSSEINIIVGVEDRDFELAIKAIYNAFVQ, from the coding sequence ATGGTCAAGGTTGCAAAATTTGGTGGTACTTCTTTAGCTGATGCATTTCAGTTTAAAAAAGTACATGATATAGTTAAAAGTAATGATGAAAGAAAATATGTTGTAGTATCAGCCCCAGGGAAAAGGTTTAAAGAAGATAATAAAATTACTGACTTGTTATATTTGACGCAAGCCCATGTAAAATATTCAGTACCCTATGATCCTGTTTTTAATATTATTGAAGAAAGGTTTCAGACAATAAATGATGAATTAAAATTGTCTGTTGATTTGAAAAATGAATTTAAAATTATAAGAGAGAATTTAAACAATAAATGTGAAGAAGATTATATTGTTAGTAGAGGTGAATATTTAAGTGCATTATTATTATCAGATTATTTGAAATGTGATTTTATAGATGCAAAAGATTTAATTTTTTTTAATTACGACGGTACTTTAAATAAAGAAAAAACAAATGAAAAAATAAGTCATATTTTGAAAGGTTCAAAAAAAGTTATTATCCCAGGATTTTATGGATCATATCCAGATGGAAGTATAAAGACTTTTTCAAGAGGTGGATCAGATATAACGGGAGCACTTATTTCAAGTGCTATAAATGCTGATATGTATGAAAATTGGACAGACGTGTCAGGTTTTTTAATGGCAGATCCTAGAATTATAAAAAACCCTAAACAAATAAAAAAGATAACTTATCAGGAACTTAGAGAACTTTCATATATGGGAGCTTCAGTATTACACGATGAAGCTATATTTCCAGTTAGACAAGCAGGTATACCTATAAATATTAAGAATACTAATGATCCAAATAATTCAGGGACTATCATTATAGGAAATGACCAGATAGATGGAAATTATGAAACTGATCATATTATTACAGGAATAGCGGGGAAAAAGAACTTTTCTTTGTTTTATGTTCATAAGGAACATATGGCAAACGAAGTTGGGACAATTAAAAAAGCTTTAGAAGTATTTGAAAATCGAAAAATAAGCATAGATCATGTTCCTTCTGGAATAGACAGTTTTTCAATTGTACTTCCATCAGATAGTGTAGATAAAATAGATCATGAAATTGTTGAAGAAATAAAAACAAAATGCAATACTGAAACAGTAAATGTTTTTAAAAACTTAAGTCTTATTACCACTGTAGGAATTAATATGGCTTCTAGACCTGGTATTTCAGCTAGGTTGTTTTCAGCATTAGGAAATAATAAAATTAATATTCGTATGATAGACCAAGGGTCAAGTGAAATTAATATTATTGTTGGAGTAGAAGATAGAGACTTTGAATTAGCTATTAAAGCAATTTATAATGCCTTTGTTCAATAA
- a CDS encoding ATP-dependent Clp protease ATP-binding subunit: MMLCSVCKKNIAVIYVNKVQEGKMQTMGLCIPCAKKQGIAPMEQIMKQSGMNPEDFENINNQLSEVMGDLDLDKLSQNIEGEDKENMNSIMNLMNSAFSGLTNSNNKDFQPEEEEQEDIKVPNGKFSYGTKLKEKVKRKKLKYLDTYGTNLTEQARYGDLDRIIGRNREIDRVVQILNRRSKNNPVLIGEPGVGKTAIAEGLAVRIADKQVPVKLFKTEIYLLDLTAVVAGTQFRGQFESRMKAIIDEAKKAGNIIIVIDELHNIVGAGEAEGGAMNAANILKPALARGEVQIIGATTLEEYRKHIEKDTALERRFQPVIVDEPSIEDSIEILKGIKDYYENYHRVKITDEVINQAVFMSERYITDRFLPDKAIDVLDEAGSRANLKNKGLVELEALKTEITKIREEKEKAAEEDDYERAAELKVNEIRVDTKIRELSKECDNVYLTVEDIAYVIEAWTKIPVQRINEAEAEKLIQLENRLHKRVIGQHQAVTSLSRAIRRNRSGFKKKKKPSSFIFVGPTGVGKTELARTLAFELFESEDAMIRLDMSEYMEKHTVSKLIGAPPGYVGFDQAGFLTEKIRRKPYSVILLDEIEKAHEDVFNILLQILEDGRLTDNQGRTVNFENTVIIMTSNAGSNIKSNKIGFDNKEYEAMESKVKDALKQTFRPEFLNRIDDIIVFSKLSKEELSSIIELMLKEVYDEGMEKKITINVTEKMKNFILEKGYDSKYGARPLRRSIQKYVEDEISEAYLKNIIKENSIVTVTVNDSEKTELIVE; this comes from the coding sequence ATTATGTTATGTTCAGTATGCAAGAAAAACATTGCAGTAATATATGTTAACAAAGTACAAGAAGGTAAAATGCAAACAATGGGCTTGTGTATTCCTTGCGCAAAAAAACAAGGCATTGCCCCTATGGAACAAATTATGAAACAAAGTGGTATGAATCCAGAGGATTTCGAAAATATAAACAATCAACTTTCAGAAGTAATGGGTGATTTAGATTTAGATAAATTGTCACAAAATATCGAAGGTGAAGATAAAGAAAATATGAATTCCATTATGAACTTAATGAACTCCGCATTTTCAGGCCTTACAAATTCTAATAATAAAGATTTCCAACCTGAGGAAGAGGAGCAAGAAGATATTAAAGTTCCTAATGGAAAGTTTAGCTATGGAACAAAATTAAAGGAAAAGGTCAAGCGCAAAAAATTAAAATATCTTGATACTTATGGAACCAATTTAACAGAACAAGCAAGATACGGTGACTTAGACAGAATAATAGGAAGAAATAGAGAAATAGATAGAGTTGTCCAAATTTTAAACAGACGTTCAAAAAACAATCCTGTTTTAATAGGAGAACCTGGTGTTGGTAAAACTGCTATTGCAGAAGGTTTAGCTGTTAGAATTGCTGACAAACAAGTACCAGTTAAGTTATTTAAAACAGAAATTTACCTGCTTGATTTAACTGCTGTAGTTGCAGGAACTCAATTTAGAGGCCAGTTTGAATCTAGAATGAAGGCAATTATTGATGAAGCGAAAAAGGCAGGAAATATTATTATTGTAATAGATGAATTACACAACATTGTGGGAGCTGGAGAGGCAGAAGGTGGTGCAATGAATGCCGCTAACATTTTAAAACCAGCCCTTGCTAGAGGTGAGGTTCAAATAATAGGAGCTACAACCCTTGAAGAATATAGAAAACATATTGAAAAAGACACAGCATTAGAAAGAAGATTCCAGCCTGTTATTGTAGATGAGCCATCAATAGAGGACTCAATCGAAATTCTTAAGGGAATTAAGGACTATTATGAAAATTATCATAGAGTTAAAATAACAGATGAAGTAATTAATCAAGCTGTTTTCATGTCAGAAAGATATATTACAGATAGATTTCTTCCCGATAAAGCTATTGATGTTTTAGATGAAGCCGGCTCAAGAGCTAACTTAAAAAACAAAGGATTGGTCGAACTTGAAGCTTTGAAAACTGAAATAACAAAAATCAGAGAAGAAAAGGAAAAGGCTGCAGAAGAAGATGATTATGAAAGAGCAGCCGAACTAAAGGTAAATGAAATACGTGTTGATACAAAAATTAGAGAATTATCTAAGGAATGTGATAATGTTTATTTAACAGTAGAAGATATTGCTTATGTTATTGAAGCATGGACAAAAATACCAGTACAAAGAATCAATGAAGCAGAAGCTGAAAAGTTAATTCAATTAGAAAATAGGCTTCACAAGAGAGTTATTGGACAACATCAAGCTGTTACCAGCTTATCTAGAGCTATAAGAAGAAATCGCTCTGGTTTTAAGAAAAAAAAGAAACCTTCATCATTTATATTTGTTGGACCTACAGGTGTTGGTAAAACTGAGCTTGCTCGAACTTTAGCTTTTGAGCTGTTTGAAAGTGAAGATGCTATGATTAGACTTGATATGTCTGAATATATGGAAAAACATACTGTTTCAAAATTAATAGGAGCGCCTCCCGGATATGTTGGTTTCGATCAAGCTGGATTTTTAACAGAAAAAATACGAAGAAAACCATATTCAGTAATACTATTAGATGAAATTGAAAAGGCTCATGAAGATGTATTTAATATACTTCTTCAAATCCTTGAAGATGGAAGACTTACTGATAACCAAGGTAGAACTGTTAATTTTGAAAATACTGTTATAATTATGACATCAAATGCAGGTAGCAACATTAAAAGTAATAAAATAGGATTTGATAATAAAGAATACGAAGCTATGGAATCAAAGGTTAAAGATGCATTAAAGCAAACTTTTAGACCTGAATTTCTGAATCGTATAGATGATATAATAGTATTTAGTAAATTATCAAAAGAAGAATTAAGTAGTATTATAGAATTAATGCTTAAAGAAGTTTATGATGAAGGAATGGAAAAG